One segment of Salvelinus alpinus chromosome 1, SLU_Salpinus.1, whole genome shotgun sequence DNA contains the following:
- the carhsp1 gene encoding calcium-regulated heat-stable protein 1 produces MSSEATPIQGSVSPCSTTPPLTSRAPGSPVSPLSPGSLCPPSSRYRDRSPSPMRGYLIPSPLPTRRTRTCSAAERAAEGPLFSGVCKCFSRTKGHGFITPADGGSDIFVHISDIDGEYVPMEGDEVSYKVCSIPPKYQKIQAVDVTITHLNPGSKHETWGGALLSSS; encoded by the exons ATGTCTTCTGAAGCCACGCCCATCCAGGGGTCAGTATCCCCATGCTCTACGACCCCTCCCCTGACCTCTAGGGCCCCTGGCTCCCCAGTCTCTCCGTTGTCCCCTGGGTCCCTGTGCCCGCCATCCTCCCGGTACCGAGACCGTTCCCCCTCCCCCATGAGAGGTTACCTCATACCCAGCCCCCTGCCAACCAGACGTACTAGGACCTGCTCCGC ggcggAGCGTGCAGCGGAGGGTCCGTTGTTCAGCGGCGTGTGTAAGTGTTTCTCTCGGACTAAAGGACACGGCTTCATCACACCAGCCGACGGAGGCAGCGACATCTTTGTCCACATCTCAGA tatCGATGGGGAATACGTACCAATGGAAGGAGATGAGGTGAGCTACAAGGTGTGCTCCATCCCTCCCAAGTACCAGAAGATCCAGGCGGTGGATGTCACCATCACCCACCTCAACCCAGGATCGAAGCACGAGACCTGGGGTGGGGCGCTGCTCAGCTCCTCCTGA